Proteins from one Thermodesulfobacteriota bacterium genomic window:
- a CDS encoding SPOR domain-containing protein, which translates to MEKNTTTAAEKKNRFVMELSTSEAVGWAALVIFVCGWFFILGIFVGRGLVPVPGEKEPARLYFAKGETPFPEPAPAPGPETITAEGRSSGPDGEQGSPKPVLPTVSEEAVKAIPEKDPPAAPVEEKSPSRDKAPPPADSPSEVTPAGTAVTAPAVDKASGNKPAETGGKIFTLQVAAVRDRRAADQCYEKLKKNKYAPDTVQTIQSGGVTWYRLRCGQFASHDEAAPVIERLRKDGFSPILVRR; encoded by the coding sequence ATGGAAAAAAACACAACCACAGCGGCTGAAAAAAAAAATCGATTCGTGATGGAGCTGTCCACGTCCGAAGCAGTGGGCTGGGCGGCTCTGGTCATTTTTGTCTGTGGCTGGTTTTTCATCCTGGGCATCTTTGTCGGCCGGGGCCTGGTACCGGTTCCCGGCGAGAAAGAGCCGGCCAGGCTGTATTTCGCAAAAGGGGAAACACCGTTCCCGGAGCCGGCCCCGGCCCCGGGGCCGGAGACAATAACGGCCGAAGGCAGGTCATCCGGCCCGGACGGAGAGCAGGGATCGCCCAAACCGGTTTTGCCGACGGTATCCGAAGAGGCGGTCAAGGCCATTCCGGAAAAGGATCCGCCGGCTGCGCCGGTTGAAGAGAAATCGCCGTCAAGGGATAAGGCGCCTCCTCCGGCGGACTCCCCATCTGAAGTGACTCCGGCCGGGACAGCCGTGACCGCCCCGGCCGTCGATAAAGCTTCCGGTAATAAACCGGCTGAAACGGGCGGTAAGATTTTTACCTTACAAGTGGCTGCGGTCCGGGACCGCCGGGCGGCCGACCAGTGTTATGAAAAACTGAAGAAAAACAAGTACGCGCCGGACACCGTTCAGACGATTCAATCGGGCGGCGTCACCTGGTACCGGCTGAGATGCGGCCAGTTTGCCAGTCACGATGAAGCGGCCCCGGTA
- the argS gene encoding arginine--tRNA ligase translates to MKEKIRAIIADAAGRAFQNGRLPSAVLPGYEVEEPKIKAHGDYATNFAMTAAAVYRMPPRAIAEVIISHLDHSGQFISRTEIAGPGFINFFVNPASWLPTLETIHTDPAYGACDLGRGRSIMVEFVSANPTGPLHVGHGRGAAVGDSLANILSFCGWKVQREYYVNDAGNQIMTLGRSVYLRWRETCGEKIPFPEDCYQGDYIVDLAREMAEKNLLDSTGMDEPTVVKNCAEYAAGRIMDGIRRDLADFRIHFDNWFSEKSLFAGNAVADTLESLRAGQFAYEADGALWFKSTAFGDEKDRVVIRNNGEATYFASDIAYHKNKFDRGFDRLVDIWGADHHGYIPRVKGAVQALGRSGDDIDVILVQLVNLLRNNAPVSMSTRSGTFVTLREVFDEVGVDAARFIFLSRHYDSPLDFDLELAKKKSNDNPVYYVQYVHARIASMLRKADEMGIGRISADTPVVSRLDQAEEIDLIKAAARYPDAVRTAARFMEPHRVTFYLMDLAACFHAYYNRHKVLGDDPELSAARLYLVCAVKKIIQNGLALLGVFAPESM, encoded by the coding sequence ATGAAAGAAAAGATCAGAGCGATTATCGCCGATGCCGCCGGACGGGCCTTTCAAAACGGTCGGCTGCCGTCGGCCGTTTTGCCCGGGTACGAGGTCGAAGAGCCCAAAATAAAGGCTCATGGCGATTATGCCACCAATTTCGCCATGACCGCCGCGGCCGTTTACCGGATGCCCCCCCGGGCCATCGCGGAGGTCATTATCAGCCATCTTGACCATTCCGGCCAGTTTATCTCCAGGACGGAGATCGCCGGCCCCGGCTTCATTAATTTTTTTGTGAACCCCGCGTCCTGGCTGCCGACCCTGGAAACGATTCATACCGATCCGGCCTACGGCGCCTGCGACCTCGGCCGGGGTCGCAGCATCATGGTCGAATTCGTCAGCGCCAACCCTACCGGGCCGCTACATGTGGGGCACGGACGGGGGGCGGCCGTGGGCGACAGCCTGGCCAACATCCTGTCCTTCTGCGGCTGGAAGGTCCAGCGGGAGTATTATGTCAATGATGCCGGCAATCAGATCATGACCCTGGGGCGGTCCGTTTACTTGCGCTGGCGGGAAACATGCGGAGAGAAGATCCCGTTTCCCGAGGACTGCTATCAGGGGGATTATATCGTGGACCTGGCCCGGGAAATGGCCGAAAAGAATCTCCTGGATTCGACGGGCATGGACGAGCCAACCGTCGTCAAAAACTGCGCGGAATATGCCGCCGGCCGGATTATGGACGGAATCCGCCGGGACCTGGCCGATTTTCGTATCCATTTTGACAACTGGTTTTCGGAAAAGTCCCTGTTCGCGGGTAATGCCGTGGCCGACACCCTGGAGTCCCTCCGGGCCGGGCAGTTCGCCTACGAGGCCGACGGCGCCCTGTGGTTCAAGTCAACGGCTTTCGGGGATGAAAAGGACCGGGTGGTGATTCGGAACAACGGCGAGGCAACCTATTTCGCGTCCGACATCGCCTACCATAAAAACAAATTTGACCGGGGGTTCGACCGCCTCGTCGATATCTGGGGGGCGGATCATCACGGTTATATCCCCCGGGTCAAGGGCGCGGTTCAGGCCCTGGGCCGGAGCGGGGACGATATCGACGTGATCCTGGTCCAGCTGGTGAACCTGCTGCGGAACAATGCCCCGGTGTCCATGTCCACCCGGTCGGGAACCTTTGTCACGCTCCGGGAGGTCTTTGACGAGGTCGGCGTGGACGCTGCCCGCTTCATTTTTCTTTCCCGCCACTACGACAGCCCGCTGGATTTCGATCTGGAACTGGCCAAGAAAAAAAGCAACGATAACCCCGTTTATTATGTCCAGTATGTTCATGCCCGGATTGCCAGTATGCTGCGCAAAGCCGACGAGATGGGTATAGGGCGGATTTCCGCTGATACCCCGGTTGTGTCCAGGCTGGACCAGGCGGAGGAAATCGATCTGATCAAGGCGGCGGCACGCTATCCGGACGCGGTCCGGACGGCGGCCCGGTTCATGGAACCCCATCGGGTAACGTTCTACCTGATGGATCTGGCGGCCTGTTTCCACGCTTATTACAACCGGCACAAGGTACTCGGCGACGATCCCGAGCTGAGTGCGGCCAGGCTGTACCTGGTTTGCGCGGTGAAGAAAATCATTCAAAACGGCCTGGCGCTGCTGGGGGTTTTCGCGCCGGAATCCATGTGA
- a CDS encoding potassium transporter TrkG, with translation MNWKVILHFNGYLLIFLGVSLIFPLAAGLYYHDDSFRPLLYAMATVIASGAGLVVFNRPRSGEAINRREGMVAVALGWTAAGVAGALPFYFGGVLPSFTDALFESVSGFTTTGASVLTNIEGVSKGYLFWRSFIHWLGGMGIIVLSLAILPLIGVGGMELYKAEVPGPMPDKLQPRIKETAKTLWKVYIVFTLCQIFLLKAGGMSLFDCLCHTFATMATGGFSTRNLSIGSFNSAYIDGVIILFMMLAGINFTLHYRMLKGEGLAFWKDAECRFFLVLVAAMTLIVTWNIYGPVYATIGIALRHGAFQVVSIITTTGFATADFEVWPGLSQLILFLCMFIGASAGSTTGAIKCIRVLLCLKYCYRELFSLIHPKAVSYVKIVDKTVPDDIMRSVMGFLSLYMLIFIVCSLLLGAMGIDAVTSATAVATTLGNVGPGFGTVGPLDNFFHLPAAGKWVLTWCMLLGRLEIYTLIILLVPEFWRK, from the coding sequence ATGAACTGGAAGGTCATTTTACATTTTAACGGATATCTCCTGATTTTCCTGGGCGTGAGCCTGATTTTTCCCCTGGCGGCCGGCCTTTATTACCATGATGACAGCTTCCGGCCGCTGCTTTACGCCATGGCCACTGTCATCGCTTCCGGCGCCGGCCTGGTTGTTTTCAACCGGCCCCGGTCCGGTGAGGCGATCAACAGGCGGGAAGGGATGGTGGCCGTGGCCCTGGGATGGACGGCGGCCGGAGTGGCGGGCGCGCTGCCTTTTTATTTTGGCGGCGTACTGCCGTCATTTACCGATGCCCTGTTCGAGTCCGTTTCCGGTTTTACCACCACCGGCGCTTCGGTGCTGACCAATATCGAAGGCGTGAGCAAGGGCTATCTTTTCTGGCGCAGTTTTATCCACTGGTTGGGGGGCATGGGCATCATCGTTCTGTCCCTGGCGATCCTTCCCCTGATCGGCGTTGGCGGTATGGAGCTTTATAAGGCGGAGGTGCCCGGGCCAATGCCGGACAAACTTCAGCCGAGAATCAAGGAAACCGCTAAAACCCTCTGGAAGGTCTACATTGTTTTTACACTGTGCCAGATTTTCCTGCTGAAGGCCGGCGGCATGAGCCTGTTTGATTGCCTATGCCACACATTCGCTACCATGGCCACCGGCGGATTTTCGACCCGCAATCTTTCCATCGGATCATTTAACAGTGCCTATATCGACGGGGTCATCATTCTGTTCATGATGCTGGCGGGAATCAATTTTACCCTTCATTACCGGATGCTAAAAGGCGAGGGCCTGGCGTTCTGGAAGGACGCCGAATGCCGTTTTTTCCTGGTGCTGGTGGCGGCGATGACCCTGATCGTCACCTGGAACATTTACGGGCCGGTGTATGCAACCATTGGCATCGCGCTGCGGCATGGCGCCTTCCAGGTGGTTTCCATCATCACCACCACCGGTTTTGCCACCGCGGATTTTGAGGTCTGGCCGGGTTTGTCCCAATTGATTCTTTTTTTATGCATGTTTATCGGCGCCTCGGCCGGATCAACCACCGGAGCGATCAAGTGCATTCGCGTCCTGCTTTGTCTGAAATACTGCTACCGGGAATTGTTTTCCCTGATCCATCCCAAGGCCGTCTCCTACGTCAAAATCGTCGATAAAACCGTGCCTGATGACATCATGCGGAGCGTCATGGGTTTTTTGAGCCTTTACATGCTGATCTTCATCGTCTGTTCTCTGCTTCTCGGTGCCATGGGGATTGATGCCGTGACTTCGGCCACCGCTGTGGCAACGACCCTGGGAAACGTCGGGCCCGGTTTCGGGACGGTCGGCCCTCTGGACAATTTTTTTCACCTGCCGGCAGCGGGAAAATGGGTCCTGACCTGGTGTATGCTGCTCGGCCGGCTGGAAATTTATACCTTAATAATTCTTCTGGTGCCCGAATTCTGGAGAAAATAG
- the trkA gene encoding Trk system potassium transporter TrkA, translating into MKILIVGAGEVGFHIASRLSIENKDVVVIDRDAQSLRRVADHTDVQTVIGSGSSPVVLQEAGIQEAEIVLAVTDSDETNLVACMMTNILSPTTRKLARVRNADFDGYHGLFKEQPPFIDTIINPEIEVVNTIERLINVPGAIEVADLAEGKLKLVGIRLSEASPYARQKLSDLSEKFGGRLFLVAAVVRHEKMIVPKGNTRLMPNDIVYFVSELETLGRSLKIFGKSAQPVKRAMIVGGGRLGLRLAKRFEASDIKTKIIDSDPARCARLAEEVHKTVVLQGDGSDQELLVEEHIENMDVVVSLTSDEQTNILISLLARRMGAANTVTKISKFNYIPLMSTIGVEQVVSPRLSAINSILQHIRKGKVLSAISLKEEQAEILEAVALSTSDLVGKPLKKLEMPKDTLVLAIIRGKEIIIPAGDSIINPEDRVIIFAHKHAIPKVEKLLSVKLEFF; encoded by the coding sequence TTGAAAATTCTGATTGTCGGCGCCGGAGAGGTGGGATTTCACATCGCCAGCCGGCTGTCCATAGAGAATAAGGACGTGGTGGTCATCGATCGTGACGCCCAGTCCCTGCGTCGTGTGGCGGACCATACGGATGTCCAGACGGTGATCGGTTCCGGCAGCAGCCCGGTGGTCCTCCAGGAAGCAGGCATTCAGGAAGCGGAAATCGTGCTGGCCGTCACGGACAGCGATGAAACCAATCTGGTGGCCTGCATGATGACCAATATCCTTTCCCCCACCACCCGGAAGCTGGCCCGTGTCCGGAATGCCGATTTTGACGGTTATCACGGCCTGTTCAAGGAGCAGCCTCCTTTTATCGACACCATCATCAATCCTGAGATTGAGGTGGTCAACACCATTGAACGGCTGATCAATGTTCCCGGCGCTATTGAAGTGGCCGACCTGGCCGAGGGAAAGCTCAAGCTGGTCGGAATAAGGTTGAGCGAAGCCTCTCCCTATGCCCGGCAGAAGCTCTCTGATCTTTCGGAAAAGTTCGGCGGGAGACTTTTCCTGGTGGCTGCGGTTGTCCGTCATGAGAAAATGATTGTTCCCAAGGGCAACACCCGTTTGATGCCGAATGATATTGTTTATTTTGTCAGCGAACTGGAAACGCTGGGACGATCTCTTAAAATCTTCGGCAAGTCCGCTCAGCCGGTTAAAAGGGCCATGATTGTTGGCGGAGGCCGCCTGGGGCTGCGGCTGGCCAAACGGTTTGAGGCGTCCGACATCAAGACCAAGATTATCGATTCAGATCCGGCCCGGTGCGCCCGGCTGGCGGAAGAGGTGCATAAGACCGTGGTGCTGCAGGGCGATGGGTCCGACCAGGAACTCCTGGTTGAGGAGCATATTGAAAATATGGATGTGGTGGTCAGCCTGACCAGCGACGAACAGACCAATATCCTGATTTCGCTTCTGGCCAGGCGAATGGGCGCGGCCAACACCGTCACCAAGATTTCGAAATTCAACTATATCCCGCTGATGTCTACTATCGGAGTGGAACAGGTGGTCAGCCCCCGGCTGTCGGCCATCAACAGTATTTTGCAGCATATCCGCAAGGGCAAAGTGCTTTCCGCCATATCCCTGAAAGAGGAACAGGCGGAAATCCTTGAGGCTGTAGCCCTGTCAACCTCCGATCTGGTGGGGAAACCACTGAAGAAACTCGAAATGCCCAAGGACACACTGGTCCTTGCCATTATCAGGGGCAAAGAAATCATCATTCCCGCCGGTGATTCAATAATTAACCCGGAAGACCGGGTCATTATTTTCGCCCACAAGCACGCCATTCCCAAGGTGGAAAAACTGCTTTCCGTTAAACTCGAATTCTTCTAA
- a CDS encoding TetR/AcrR family transcriptional regulator: MAEKPGKHQRKDTKSRADRSRERILSAARSVFSRYPYGAAGVRKIEGAGEFNYALIRYYFGSKKGLFEAVSQELVNEYSRYLLPLIRDTLRNTDPKTALKRFVDGLFDFGFDHPDGPATIMLNIGQAQLFDDTLLGLSAMRRYVAEVTEIFTASIPFAADERKIAMWVFVFTILAANFIGARSFHAAALGLNPESRQYRQWVKKALLAIFEPVLDRFLHGPGIDPEITIPREIESVLPEPPASREKSAGKRTKGDLTRQKILDAALSIFTRRPYSTASIRKIGQEGGFDFTIIHHYFPTKKDLAEAVGNRCYDDFFRQSALFWVSLAQKGASGRVPLSDGLSVYINSLLGYLFDCHHGPAIMMQNIAQPNPQQILPAFNLSLRFYTDISTRLKVLLSIRAPEEEIRMWQYCLVVLISNCVGAPDYPARIIGLSPRKDEYRRWIADALIFLFYPGLKKLVTTSP; this comes from the coding sequence GTGGCTGAAAAACCAGGAAAACACCAGCGAAAGGATACTAAAAGCCGGGCCGACCGGTCCCGGGAACGGATTCTGTCCGCTGCCAGATCCGTTTTTTCCCGCTACCCTTACGGCGCCGCCGGCGTAAGAAAAATCGAAGGCGCGGGGGAATTCAACTATGCCCTGATCCGTTATTACTTCGGCTCCAAAAAAGGCCTGTTTGAAGCGGTTTCCCAGGAACTGGTGAATGAATACAGCCGTTATCTTCTGCCCCTGATCAGGGACACCCTTCGGAACACCGATCCAAAAACAGCCCTGAAGCGGTTCGTGGACGGGCTGTTTGATTTCGGATTTGATCACCCGGACGGTCCGGCCACCATCATGCTCAACATCGGTCAGGCCCAGTTGTTCGACGACACCCTGCTGGGGCTTTCCGCCATGCGCCGGTATGTTGCCGAGGTCACGGAAATATTTACCGCCTCCATTCCCTTTGCGGCCGACGAGAGGAAAATCGCCATGTGGGTGTTTGTCTTCACTATTCTGGCGGCTAACTTCATCGGCGCCCGGTCATTTCATGCCGCCGCCCTGGGCCTGAATCCGGAAAGCCGTCAATACCGGCAGTGGGTAAAGAAGGCGTTGCTGGCCATTTTCGAGCCGGTTCTGGACCGGTTTCTGCACGGCCCGGGGATTGATCCCGAGATCACCATTCCCCGGGAGATTGAATCGGTTCTTCCCGAACCGCCGGCCAGCAGGGAAAAATCGGCCGGAAAACGAACCAAGGGGGACCTTACCCGGCAAAAAATCCTGGATGCCGCCCTGTCGATTTTTACCCGGCGGCCATACAGCACGGCCAGCATCCGGAAAATCGGCCAGGAGGGCGGTTTTGACTTTACGATTATCCACCATTACTTCCCCACGAAAAAGGATCTGGCCGAGGCCGTTGGCAACCGGTGTTATGACGATTTCTTCCGGCAGTCCGCTCTATTCTGGGTGTCACTGGCGCAAAAAGGCGCCAGCGGCCGGGTCCCTCTTTCGGACGGGTTGTCCGTCTATATCAACAGCCTGCTGGGCTACCTGTTCGACTGCCATCACGGTCCGGCCATCATGATGCAAAATATCGCCCAACCGAATCCTCAGCAGATTCTGCCGGCCTTCAATCTGTCCCTGCGCTTTTATACGGACATTTCCACCCGGCTCAAAGTTCTGCTGTCCATCCGGGCGCCGGAGGAGGAAATCCGCATGTGGCAGTACTGTCTGGTGGTCCTGATTTCCAATTGCGTCGGCGCGCCGGACTATCCGGCCCGGATCATCGGTCTCTCCCCCCGGAAAGACGAATACCGCCGGTGGATCGCCGACGCCCTGATCTTTCTGTTCTATCCCGGCCTGAAGAAGCTGGTGACGACTTCCCCTTAA
- a CDS encoding crotonase/enoyl-CoA hydratase family protein, giving the protein MLVLTETDGPVTIITINRPEVRNAVNRPTAEALAVAFRRFEADPAAKAAVLTGAGGHFCAGADLKSIAGAADTVNRFAPDGDGPMGPTRMVFAKPVIAAVAGYAVAGGLELALMCDLRVMEEEAVFGVFCRRWGVPLIDGGTVRLPRLIGLSRALDMILTGRPVGAVEALSMGLANRVVPAGRAVAEAVVLARTITTFPQNCLRSDRRSAYEQAGMDFVGAMENEFRLGLATIQSGETVTGAGRFAEGDGRHGKF; this is encoded by the coding sequence ATGCTGGTACTGACGGAAACAGATGGGCCGGTGACCATTATCACCATCAACCGGCCCGAGGTGAGGAACGCGGTCAACCGGCCCACGGCCGAAGCCCTGGCCGTTGCCTTCCGGCGATTTGAGGCGGACCCGGCGGCAAAAGCGGCGGTTCTGACCGGGGCCGGCGGTCATTTCTGCGCCGGCGCGGATTTGAAGAGTATTGCCGGGGCCGCTGATACGGTCAACCGTTTCGCCCCGGACGGAGACGGTCCCATGGGGCCGACCCGGATGGTTTTTGCCAAGCCGGTCATCGCCGCCGTGGCTGGATATGCCGTGGCCGGGGGCTTGGAGCTGGCCCTGATGTGCGACTTGCGGGTCATGGAGGAAGAAGCGGTTTTCGGCGTCTTCTGCCGCCGCTGGGGCGTTCCCCTGATCGACGGCGGCACGGTGCGGCTGCCCCGGCTGATCGGCCTGTCCCGCGCCCTGGACATGATTCTTACCGGTCGGCCGGTGGGGGCGGTTGAGGCCCTGTCCATGGGCCTGGCCAACCGGGTCGTTCCGGCCGGGAGGGCGGTGGCCGAGGCGGTGGTCCTGGCCAGAACCATAACCACTTTCCCGCAGAACTGTCTGCGTTCCGATCGGCGATCGGCCTATGAGCAGGCCGGAATGGATTTTGTCGGCGCCATGGAAAACGAATTTAGACTCGGGCTGGCCACCATCCAGAGCGGGGAAACGGTGACCGGCGCCGGTCGGTTCGCCGAAGGCGACGGCCGTCACGGAAAGTTTTAA
- a CDS encoding (Fe-S)-binding protein, with amino-acid sequence MATFTRGFRADHCNQCGQCLSGCHYGVFTPKQAREVMLKITSEAQWVPELADCIRCGKCDHRCPEEARPGSLMRECLEYRRRAQEKVPFSMAYAINGMGAEGWRANFFRDVYRGLGAADKKILRDWAQPKKSKDLLFIGCTDRMMPAAVEGSSALRNSTKFGGPDDCCGVWAIQAGLFEEGYRIAERLLNRIQENRFDRLVVGCGHCQKVLTRILPETFGLTPPFPVISIYEYFLEMIEAGSARVTRPIKADAAISDPCFGYENGTVYLEAIRRLAAAIGLTVSELPHNRDDALCCGYGGLFNDGKIAQVVKTASVKRKDLIAAGKKHVVSYCPGCHLLIHYFQPGYKSHYLLEDVLTALGDPVTAPFSIFYRRLARPRMAWNLLKVSPSALL; translated from the coding sequence ATGGCAACGTTCACACGCGGCTTCCGGGCCGATCACTGCAATCAATGCGGCCAATGCCTGTCCGGATGCCATTACGGCGTCTTTACGCCGAAACAGGCTCGGGAAGTCATGCTGAAAATAACGTCCGAGGCGCAATGGGTTCCGGAGTTGGCCGATTGCATCCGCTGCGGCAAGTGCGACCACCGCTGCCCGGAAGAGGCCCGGCCCGGCAGCCTGATGCGGGAATGCCTTGAATACAGGCGCCGCGCTCAGGAGAAAGTTCCCTTTTCCATGGCCTACGCCATCAATGGCATGGGCGCCGAAGGGTGGCGCGCGAATTTCTTCAGGGATGTTTATCGGGGCCTTGGCGCGGCTGACAAAAAAATTCTGCGCGATTGGGCCCAGCCCAAGAAAAGCAAAGACCTCCTTTTTATCGGCTGTACCGACCGCATGATGCCGGCCGCGGTAGAGGGCTCTTCCGCTCTCCGCAACTCGACTAAGTTCGGCGGTCCGGATGACTGCTGCGGCGTCTGGGCCATTCAGGCCGGCCTGTTTGAGGAAGGCTATCGGATCGCGGAACGGCTCCTCAACCGCATCCAGGAAAACCGTTTCGATCGTTTAGTCGTGGGCTGCGGGCATTGCCAGAAAGTCCTGACCCGGATTCTGCCGGAAACCTTCGGCCTGACGCCGCCGTTTCCCGTCATCAGCATCTATGAATATTTTCTGGAGATGATCGAAGCCGGGTCCGCGCGCGTCACCCGCCCCATAAAAGCCGACGCAGCCATATCCGACCCCTGTTTCGGATATGAGAACGGAACCGTCTACCTGGAAGCGATCCGTCGCCTTGCCGCTGCCATCGGTCTGACCGTTTCCGAATTGCCGCACAACCGGGACGACGCCCTCTGCTGCGGCTACGGCGGTTTGTTCAATGACGGTAAAATCGCTCAGGTCGTTAAGACCGCTTCGGTCAAACGCAAAGACCTGATCGCGGCCGGCAAAAAGCATGTGGTCAGCTATTGCCCGGGGTGTCATCTTCTGATTCACTATTTTCAGCCCGGATATAAATCCCATTACCTTCTGGAAGACGTCCTTACGGCTTTGGGCGATCCGGTAACCGCGCCGTTTTCCATTTTTTACCGGCGCCTGGCCCGGCCGCGGATGGCCTGGAACCTCTTGAAGGTTTCTCCGAGCGCCCTCCTGTAA
- a CDS encoding cold-shock protein, with protein sequence MATGTVKWFNDKKGFGFITQDDGPDVFVHHSAISASGFRSLKEGERVSFEVEQGQKGPSATNVKVI encoded by the coding sequence ATGGCCACAGGAACAGTCAAATGGTTTAACGACAAAAAAGGGTTCGGTTTCATTACGCAGGATGATGGCCCCGATGTCTTCGTGCACCATTCAGCAATCAGCGCCAGCGGGTTTAGAAGTTTGAAGGAAGGCGAACGGGTTTCCTTTGAGGTCGAGCAGGGACAGAAAGGTCCCTCCGCGACTAATGTCAAGGTGATTTAA
- a CDS encoding helix-turn-helix domain-containing protein, producing the protein MKNETAGRKKKSPPAPAGTGATPKSEATRQRIIAAARRVFTRHPYHAASIRMIGEEGGFDFSIIHHYFTKAELFRAVCEQLYGELITAYLEWIDGLERLPSREGLKIYFDRAMDYLFENPDVMEVLTRNTGHMKIDPELPGFDYFTRFFREIEAIFLKKNNVLTMRAEVSMWSYTMMALQTGFVGAAAYHGKALGMEPRSKEYRSWVKQALLYIFAPPLEKLIQQAIEKRRSL; encoded by the coding sequence ATGAAAAATGAAACAGCGGGCAGGAAAAAAAAATCCCCGCCGGCTCCAGCCGGAACCGGGGCGACACCCAAAAGCGAGGCCACCCGGCAGAGAATCATCGCCGCCGCCCGCCGGGTCTTCACCCGGCACCCCTATCACGCCGCCAGCATCCGCATGATCGGCGAAGAGGGTGGGTTCGACTTTTCCATCATCCATCATTATTTTACCAAGGCCGAGTTGTTCCGGGCCGTGTGCGAACAGCTTTACGGGGAACTGATCACCGCTTACCTGGAATGGATAGACGGTTTGGAACGCCTGCCTTCCCGCGAGGGCCTGAAGATTTATTTTGACCGGGCCATGGATTATCTGTTTGAAAACCCTGATGTCATGGAAGTGCTCACCCGGAACACGGGTCACATGAAGATCGATCCCGAGCTGCCTGGGTTTGATTACTTCACCCGTTTCTTCCGGGAAATCGAGGCAATCTTTCTGAAAAAAAACAACGTCCTGACCATGCGGGCGGAAGTGTCCATGTGGAGCTATACCATGATGGCCCTGCAGACGGGCTTTGTCGGCGCGGCCGCTTATCATGGCAAGGCCCTGGGGATGGAACCGCGATCAAAGGAATACAGAAGCTGGGTCAAGCAAGCGCTTCTTTATATTTTTGCCCCGCCCCTGGAAAAGCTCATTCAGCAGGCCATCGAAAAACGACGGTCGTTGTGA
- a CDS encoding AraC family transcriptional regulator, with protein sequence MKSKPVIAPYRSAHHLRVVIQWAEENGIDTAPILSSKGLEKADFDNPDRLISFEQQYEITQQLFDVISYPALGLHIGERINIGQLGKWIMAINSCATAIDAFKMAFDFADLLSLPFQIILDVQGDMAKLGFVDLIDMGCSRRYRYEMHMVGAYNICCEILRERVRLIKIRLAYPKPEYAEEYKKIFDCPIVFDAEETQILFDSSYLTRPLPCANTLTKKIYETDCRHTLEQLTMLTTTTELAKSTLQRKDKGILSRSQLAQLLNMSDQTLKRRLAAEGVSYKSLAQGIRRKKACDLLQSTELSIEEIAGIVGYSDVANFYRAFKSWTGKTPLHYRRKKRTSKEKTM encoded by the coding sequence TTGAAATCAAAGCCTGTAATCGCGCCCTATCGCTCTGCGCATCACTTGCGCGTTGTCATCCAATGGGCGGAAGAGAATGGTATTGATACGGCGCCGATACTCTCAAGCAAAGGGCTGGAGAAAGCGGATTTTGACAACCCGGACAGATTGATAAGCTTTGAACAGCAATATGAGATCACTCAACAGTTATTCGACGTTATTTCCTATCCGGCGTTAGGGCTGCACATTGGAGAACGCATCAATATCGGTCAGCTGGGAAAATGGATAATGGCGATCAACAGCTGTGCCACTGCCATTGACGCCTTTAAAATGGCTTTTGATTTTGCCGATCTCTTATCGTTGCCTTTCCAAATTATCCTTGATGTTCAGGGCGATATGGCCAAACTTGGTTTTGTTGATCTCATCGATATGGGTTGCAGCCGTCGCTACCGCTACGAAATGCATATGGTCGGCGCCTATAATATCTGCTGTGAAATCCTGCGGGAACGGGTGCGATTGATAAAAATCCGTCTTGCCTATCCCAAACCGGAATACGCGGAGGAATATAAAAAAATCTTTGACTGCCCCATTGTCTTTGATGCCGAAGAGACGCAAATCCTGTTCGATAGCAGCTACCTGACCAGACCATTGCCATGCGCCAATACGCTGACCAAAAAGATTTATGAAACCGATTGCCGTCACACCCTTGAGCAGCTCACCATGCTGACAACCACAACGGAGCTGGCCAAGTCGACCCTTCAGCGCAAAGACAAGGGCATTCTCTCCAGGTCGCAGCTGGCCCAACTCCTGAACATGAGCGATCAGACGCTCAAGCGCCGATTGGCGGCCGAGGGCGTGAGTTATAAATCACTGGCGCAAGGCATTCGCAGGAAAAAAGCCTGCGATCTTTTGCAGTCAACTGAACTCTCCATTGAAGAAATCGCCGGCATTGTCGGCTATAGTGATGTGGCTAATTTTTATCGCGCCTTTAAATCGTGGACAGGCAAGACGCCGCTTCATTACCGCAGGAAAAAGAGAACATCAAAGGAAAAAACGATGTGA